From the Helianthus annuus cultivar XRQ/B chromosome 17, HanXRQr2.0-SUNRISE, whole genome shotgun sequence genome, the window CAGTAGATCGTAAAAATGGAAAAGATTGGCATGGAAATGGTTGTCGAAGAAATTTTTTCAAGGCTCCCTGCAAAAGCTGTAGATCGATTCAAAATTCTTTCCAAATATTTTTGTAAGGAACTTTCGACTCATAATTTTGAGTTGAAGCATTCTCGCCGGGCTGGAAATTCACTAAAAAAGAAATTATTGTCCTTGAAATATGAGTCGATAGTCGTTGACGATATAATAGGTGGTAATTTGGAACTCGATACGAGCAAAACAATAACTTTCACATACGATATCCACCCTTCCTACTTACGTATTATATCGTCTTTTAACGGTCTGTTGTTGGTTTGCAATGAAAGAATTTTATGTGAGCTTATGCTTTGGAACCCAACAACGGGCCGCTATAAGTTGATATCCGACGACTACTTTAATCATCGTTTTGATCGTAACTCTGATACCGGTGGAATGTACTTTGACCAGTTCGACGATCTCAAAGTGCTTCACATAAAGTGTTGCCGTAACGTTGGTACTGCCCGTGTATACTCACGACGTCTTGACTCTTGGAGAAAAATTGATTTCCTTAAGGATTCTAAACTGGCTTCATCGTCTTATTCATGGTCTCCTGCAACTTATTGCggcaaaaccatatatttcatggtttcaaattattggttTCCTCCTGGGGAGAGGAACATAGTTACTTTTGATGTTATTTCTGAATCTTTCAGCGTACTTTGTTTTCCCGAGCGTATGGAAGTCAATCCCTGTCAAGGACATTTTCTAAGCATTTCGAACAACCTACATGTGATTGTCGTTGGACGTGCTGTTGAACTAAAGGCTGATTTGTACAAATTAGAACATGATGATTGGGTGAAGGTTTTTTCTTTCGATAACCCTCACATACTTGATTATCAGGCAAGGATGCAAAGGACAAATATAATTCAAGACAAAAAGTGGTTGATAACAAGTATTTGGGGTGATTTTGTTGAAGTTGACTTGTGCAATGAAGCTTTCAActacctccaacatgttgacaactacaacGGTCCGAAAGGGGCGTTATTTATCGAGACCACCGTTTCTCCATTCGAATATAAATTATGATTGGATTTTATACTTTTTTGTCTTTTGGTTCTAGAACTTTATTATTTGTTTCAAGTAtgttatgttattttattttttatgtctaTTGATAAAATAACTTCTTATTTTTTGGGGTTGTTTCCGTATGCATAATAAATGTATTTCTAGCTTATATTTCAGTTTATTCTTATTGAATGATATTATTTCAAACTTTTGTCATGctaccattctttcattgtataATGGTATTTTAGGATTTAAGATAACACAACTTACGTAAGAATTAGTATATTAACTTTAATTTCGACATTTTAATCCTTATTTTCAATTTAAATGGACTTACATTTGTAATGTTGTATGCTTACATCTTAGCAGAAATTCAGGAATGTCTAAAAGAAAATGTTTCGACTCTTCATCTTTATCTAATAACATCAGAAAGGAAAACATTTCAAACGGTAATGTCGTGAATTTAGCACTTCATTCAGCTTTGTATAATATATCTTTATGAACATatttaaattttatataataatttttattacaGATGATACATCTTTTTTACCTACTAATCCATCCTCCAATTCTACATCCGGTACGATTCTAACTTCGCAATAATTTAAGTTATCTTTGAATTATATGTATTATAACTTAATACATAAATTAGTTTTTCCAATGGCCAAAGGAAATAAAGTAGATTTCATATATTATACTACGATTGTTAATATGAATACTAGCAATGACTTAAAAGTTACTTTGTTTTTTCAAAACTTAACATACTTTTATTGCcgtgcagttcgtcgaggaagaAGACCACTATCGAACATTACAAACGGTACCACTTAACAATATGTTTTACGTTGTTGtgtttttaactttaatttaatctTTCTGTTAAAATCATATGTTGCAAGTTAGCTACAATTTGTTTTTAAAAACATTATTGTTAATCTTATGTATGTTTCATTATTAATTGTGATATCCTTTGATCGTGTCGAAGCTGTTATCCCCGTTGTTACTCAAGATCAGGCGAAACAGAGGCGTAAAATAAGGAAATTATTGTTGGATAAGAAGAAATCTAATTTAGCTGGATCTTCATCAGGTTCTATCAATAATAATGTCCTAACCGATGATTCGATAACAATTCCGTCTGTTTCGCGTATTGTTACAAGAGAAGTATCGGTTTTCTCAGAAGGTTAATTATTATGCATCTTTTTAATAGCTGTTATATAATAACATATAATATTTCTCTTGCATTTTTTCAATATTCATAAATATATTTCTTTTAActgaatgttatgttatatttatatTCTTTCTTTATCTCCCACCTTCTGTTGTATTTGAATACATAGATAACAGCCGATTAAGGGAATTGATTTTGGATAATAAGAGATCTCATACGAGACCCAGCATATCAGACACCAATATAAATTTACCGACTTCTTATCCATCCAATTCAACTCCAAAGGTCATTGCTGATGTTACGACAACCCGACCATTCAGGCCACGAAGTAATCACTTATTAACCTTGATACATATAACTGTTATGCAATGTGTGTTAAATTATTAATTGCGATATCTATTTGTTGTGTTGTAGCTGTTATTCCCATTGTTAGTCAAGATGAGGCAAAACAAAGTCGGAAAATAAGGAAATTATTATTGGATAACAAGAGGTGTAAATTACATGGATGTCCATCAGAAGATGTCAGTAATAATGCCACAACAAATGATTTGATAACAACTCATGGTACGCGCGTTTCATAGAAAATACTTATTTGTAATAATTTTTATTTGATTactgaattgttttttttttcatgatttCTTTATTTCCCACATtcgattttattttaatacatagaTAACAGCCGATTAAGGGTAGATATTTTGGATAGTAAAAGATCTGATACGAGACACATCATATCATTCACTAATATAAATTTACTGGCTTCTTCTCCAACCGAGTCAATTCCAAATGTCATCTCTAATGTTACCGAAACCACACCATTGATGCCAACAAGTAAGGACTTATTAACCTTCGTATATTTTTCTGTGCTTTATCTAAATTAATATCTTTagtttttttataaacttttttaTATATCTTACTAGGTAATGTTAGTTGTATTACTAACAATGGCACTCAACCAACAAACTGTACTCCGCGTCATATTTCTTTTAACCTGACATCATTCACCGGCACCTCCACTATGCTTCAAAATTCATCTTTGGAAAGGTTGTCATCCGGAAAACGAAAGTTAATTAGCACACCACGAATTACATCTCCAATACCAATTATTGATTTCAATACAGAGGAAATTGTAGATCAAGATCCGTTCAAGGGTCTCTCAAAAGGTACATTTCTTATTATTTATAGTATAACATCTTTATGGTATTAATTGTTTCAATTAGAAAGTATTTTTCTTATTTAAtcactattttattttattttttaaaattttcaatacAGATTATTTGGATCATGGTGACCAATGCGTTACCTGTGAAGTATGTAATGCAAAGTTATGGGACGCAGAAaaaggaagaggaagaagaaaggatGGGAAAATGTGTTATTTCTTATGTTGTTCTTACGGCATAGTAGAGCTTCCAGATTACAAAGATGCCAGAGGAAGTTATCGTATCCTatttagtaaaaaaaataatgaaagcAAGCATTTTTTGAAGAATATTCGGCGTTACAATTCCATGTTTGCATTTACTTCAATGGGTGGTAAGGTTGATTCAACGGTTAATAGAGGCAATGCACCGTTTTGCTATAGAATAAGTGGAGAAAATTACCATTCAATTGGAAGTCTTATGCCAAACAACGGAGCGCAACCAAAATTTTGCCAACTATACATATATGATACTGAGAACGAACTTGCAAACAGGCAAGCGATATTTAGGTAACTTCCgttgggtattatcaacattCGCATACTTATTTACATTATTCATTTTTTATTATATGTCAATCTTAATAATATTTGATACCTTTTGTTAACAGTCGTTCAGAGGATTCATCGTCTTCTTATTCTGCTACTCTTGATCGTAAGTTAATAGAACATATAAAAGATGTTTTAGATAACGACAATGAGTTGGTCAAAACTTATAGAAGAGCTAGGGATTCTCTTTAAGACAGCCCTTATGTAAATTTGAAGCTTCGCCTAATTGGAACAAGAGGAAAAGATGGTCGGAGGTATAACTTACCAACGGCGGGTGAGATTGCCGCTCTCATTGTTGGAGATATAGAAAATGTAATTGACAATAGAGATATTGTTGTTGAGACTCAAACTGGTACACTGAAGAGAATTAGTGAGTTGCACCCGTCATATCTCGCACTACAGTATCCGATTTTGTTTCCATACGGAGATGATGGCTACCGAATTGATATCCCTCACAGAGGTGTCATTGATGTTGTTAATAAGAAACGTCCAAATTGTACTATGAGAGAGTTCTTTGCTTATCGTATGCAGGATCGGATAAATCAGTTTTCGTTAATCTTGAATTCCAGGAGGTTATTCCAGCAGTTCTTGGTTGATGCTTATACTATGATAGAGAGTGAGAGACTTAGCTATATACGATATCAACAAAAAGATCTTAGGTCTGACACATATGAAAGCCTCCGTAAATTAAAAACACATGGTCAAGATGATATATCTAAGGCTGGAAAACGTATCTTCTTGCCATCTTCCTTTACTGGTGGAGCACgatatatgatgcaaaactaTTTAGACGCTATGGCTTTGTGTAAATGCTTTGGTTATCCGGATTTTTTTATAACCATAACATGCAATCCCAAATGGCCAGAAGTACAACGCTTTCTCAAAGACACCAATCTCAGTCCGGAAGATAGGCCTGATATCCTCTCCAGATTGTTCAAAATTAAGCTTGATTCAATTTGCAAAGATTTAAAAAAGAACCATCTATTTGGCAAAGCTTCAGCAGGTACATTTTTTAAAATACAAATCAGATTAGTATTAATGCCGTAAAATGTAAAAACTTGTGTTGTTTTTGTAGTTGTTTACACAATCGAGTTTCAAAAACGTGGTTTGCCTCATGCCCATTTATGCTTATTCATGGAGCCTGAATCGAAATTACCTACGGTGGACCATGTTGATGGATTTATATGCGCAGAAATACCTGACAGAAATGAAGATCCAGAATTATTCATGCTTGTGAAAGAATATATGATACACGGTCCATGTGGTAATGCAAGGTTGAGTTCTCCATGTATGGTTGATAGGAAGTGTTCAAAAGGCTTTCCCAAAGACTTTCAAGATCATACTACACTAGATTCAAACGGCTTTCCTTTATACAGAAGGAGAAACAATGGCGCTTTAGTTGTGAAAAATAAAATTGACCTTGATAACAGAAGTGTCGTACCGTACAATAAAAAATTATTGAAAAGGTATCAAGCTCATATAAATGTTGAATGGTGCAATCAGGCCGCTTCGATAAAGTATCTGTTTAAATACATTAATAAAGGACCTGACCGAGCGACTATAGCCGTTGTTCAAAGCGATAATCAATCTGACGAACAAGTACAAGACGAGATAAAAGAGTATTATGATTGTCGATATATTTCAGCTTGCGAAGCATCTTGGAGGATATTTGCCAATGAAGTGCATTATAGACGACCTTCTGTTATGAGACTTCCGTTCCATCTACCTGGCCAACAACCTGTTGTTTTCGGTCCTGATGAGGATATTAACTATGTTCTAAACAAACCATCTGTTAAATCTTCAATGTTTCTCTCATGGATGGAACGTAATAAAGACCCAAATGACACGTTGGCCCGTACACTTACATATGTTCAGTTTCCCAATTTTTGTGTTTGGAAGCTTGATAAGCGAGTATGGGAACCTAGACAAAGGAAAACAGTTATTGGCAGGATTCATTCCGTACCTCCGTCACTTGGTGAAGCTTATTTTTTGAGAATTCTTCTTAACAAGGTCAGAGGACCAACATCGTTCGATGACATTAAAATAGTTAATGGTCATGTTTACGATACATATAGAGATGCTTGCTACGCGCTCGGTCTTTTGGATGATGACTCCGAGTATGTGGAGGCAATAAAGGAAGCAAGTTTATCAGGAAGTGCTTCATATATTCGTAATTTATTTTGTACCATGCTGTTATCGAGTAGTCTTTCTAGACCTGAGGTTGTTTGGGAAAGTTCATGGAAATACATGACAGAAGATTTTTTATATAGACTTCAGAAATACCATCGAGTTACAGGTAAGTTTTGTTTACTATAAATGTTAGTATTTATTTTATCAAATAAATTATTTAacgttttatatattatttaatcTATGTTTTGTTATTATGAGGAGTTTGATATATTTTTCGTATTGCACAGCGTTATCAATTCCGGAGCACCAACTGAAAAACTATGCTTTGTGCGAGATTGAGAAGTTTTTACTGCGAAATAATTCATCCTTGCAAAGATTTCAAACAATGCCATTTCCAGATATGTCGTCTTCAGGCAGTTCAGATAGTCGTTTGATATTTGAGGAGCGGGCGTATGATATAACACATCTTGGAAATCTGTACGATAGTCAGTTGACAATGTTAACTGATGAACAACGCTCTGTCTTTGAAGAAATTATGGCAGCAGTGAATGGTGATAACGGTGGGATTTTTTTCCTTTACGGCTATGGTGGAACAGGTAAAACATTTTTATGGAAGACATTATCCGCTGCAATTAGATCAAAAGGTCAAATCGTTTTAAATGTGGCTTCAAGTGGAATTGCATCGTTGTTGTTAGATGGTGGCAGGACAGCACATTCCAGGTTTCACATACCTTTGAATCTTACTGAAGACTCTGTATGTAATATAAAACCGGAAAATGACGTGTCTAAATTACTGCATGAGACGAAATTAATAATTTGGGATGAAGCACCTATGGTACACAAACATGCATTCGAAGCGCTCGATAGAACAATGAATGACGTTTTCAACATCGACCAATCTGTCAATTCAGACATCAGGTTTGGAGGTAAGGTAATTGTTTTTGGTGGCGATTTCAGACAAATATTACCTGTCGTTCCAAACGGTGGAAGACAAGAGATTGTTAATGCCTCCTTATCTTCATCTTACTTGTGGAGTAAATGTAAATTGCTAAGATTAACAAGAAACATGAGGTTAACCGTTGGAAGGTCGAcggaagaaattgaagaaataAACACTTTTGCGAAATGGCTTTTGGATTTGGGTGAGGGTAATGTTGGTGGTCCAAATGATGGGGAAGCAACTATTGAAATACCACAAGATCTTCTAATTACTGATGAATCTGACCCAATTGCAGCTTTAATTGATTTTGTTTATCCATCAATCTtgcaaaacatcaacaaccataaTTATTTTAGTGAGCGTGCTATACTTGCACCGAAGAATGATGTTGTGCATGAGATTAATGACAGGTTGCTATCAATGTTTCCTGGTGAAGAAAGAGAGTATCTTAGCTCTGATAGTCTTTGTCCAACCGAAGATGTAAATGCTACACAACAAAGAATATACTCTCCGGATGTGCTCAATGGACTTAAAATTTCTGGCTTACCAAATCATAGGTTGGTGCTAAAAGTTGGTGTTCCAGTAATGTTATTACGAAATATTGACCAACGGAATGGTTTGTGCAACGGTACAAGGCTACAAGTAAAAAAGTTGTACAACCGTGTAATAGAAGCCGAGATAATATCTGGTGCAAATATTGGTACTTCCACATATATACCTCGGATTAATTTGATCCCTTCTGATAAAAAGATTCCTTTTGCTTTTCAAAGGAGGCAATTCCACTTTCCGTATGTTTTGCGATGACAATAAACAAAAGTCAAGGGCAGTCGCTTTCTAGAGTTGGTTTGTACCTGAAACAACCCGTCTTCTCTCATGGTCAATTGTATGTTGCTTTATCAAGGGTGAAAACAAGAGATGGGGTCAAACTACTCATACTTGACAACAATGGAAAGCCGACAGATAAAACAAATAATGTTGTTTATAAAGAGATTTTCAACGAATtataattgataaatttattgCGTTCCTTCTAATTAATGACTAACATTTGATGATTTCTGATTGTTGCatattcatatatttatatttacacaATCTTCCTATTAAATTTTATATAAATCAATTCATTTATTCGTAATCCATACAAAACATATGATATAAAACAACTAATATCGTGTATAGACAGATTTTCAAAGATTTGTGATACTTGGTTATTCATGTATTTAAATATTTGGTTCAAATATTATATATTTGTTCGTGTTTTAACGTGTATCAATTTATAATATTTATGTTAACAGTGATCAAGAGTATATTTCCTTTTTGCATCCCGTGAAATTCACGGGTACTTAAACTagtacttgttaatatttgtgtatattttcgtgattatttatttgttgatttatttgttaaatatttctagcttttaattCAATCtattcattttcgtgattcttttgtacacttgtaaatttttattctatttatttgttcaaatccggatttatttattcatttattctttgagttttcggctcttaaaaatcattttcatactagccgattcgattattttcgttgctttaatttttataaaaatttcggcccattttcggatttttataaattttacagcccatatttatacatattctgcTTCTATTCagctagaaaaaaaaaagaaacattattatattaatagactattcattgtgtcagtttttcgtttgcaggttgatgtcctcaactcccgcgcccgctattgctgagcctactgacgaaccagcgcataatcttagaagaagtaagaggctgcgcgaaaggtcgcttgtcgttgcacaacgcatagcaaatgcaatcgacgagccggtgattatctctgaagacgaaagctcaggggacgaggagagagtcgtcatggcggacgacgaccgaccgcTGGATGAAACAAaccagcccggaagggcaggcctggagccgagtatccttcagcctactatagatactcctacttttgaaattagacctagtattattaatatggtacaaaattctgtacagtttgacggacgtgagcatgaggatcctgggagacatatcgctgcttttcttgctatttgttcgacatttaggatgacaggtgtttcggaggatgcgattcggttgaggttgtttccgttttcgttacgtgacaaagctagagcttggcttatgtcacttcctgccgggtccatcaggacttggaatcagttggcggagcagtttatgcagaaatattttccacctgagaaaacgaacaaactacggaaccggattatttcctttcgccaggacgagggcgagtcgttgcatgcggcttgggagagattcaaagatttgttgattgatgtgccagatcacggcttctccaagcgacagctggttttgatgttctatcaggggctcagctataatacgcaggagcgattagacgtgaacgcgggcagcgatcttggaactaagacgccgactgaagcgtatgatattatcgaaaaagctgcgttgaaatccagctcgcgtcgggacggagatagaggtcgggcatcatcatcatcatctcgttcaggagttcatgctgtagatgactacacggccattactgcacaaatctcggctcttgcatcgagattcgacaggtcccagatgattgcgcatgctggctcgggatgtgaccagtgtggactgtcacacgagcctggggcatgttttcagggagtcgtatatgagggccacgaagaagtagatttcgtgagtaatcaggtaaggccgcagaacaacccgtacagcaacacctataatcccggttggagaaatcacccaaattttgggtggcgagcgaacacaggaaatcagaacccactggggttcactcagcgtgctccagcgcctcagcagggtcagcagtaccagcagtacaaccaaccctaccagcagcgtccatattcgtactagaatcagggcactgggagtagctcccagcagcaggcccctcagtctagttccaagctggaggatatgatggctcagcttctctctagctctgaaaaacgataccaacaaagcgaagatcgttttctagctaacgagggagaaatgaggagtcagaaggcctcgattcagaatatcgagaatcaggttggtcagctggcacagatgATGTCGAAAGgacccccaggcggtcttccgggtaatacagaaccaaacccgagcggacacagggatgtgaatgctgtcatgaccaggagtggaaaaactaccggacccgtcatatcggactcagcaccgatcactgaagcggtcccgactgacacactggacgaggtgcaagccaggctacgcccagcaagtacagcacaagtccaggagccggtcaaagattacactcctccagtgccttatccaggcaggctgaagaagcagaagaatgaagaacaatacggtaagttccttgagttgtttaagcaactacacatcaatataccgtttgttgaagccttggcccagatgccaaagtatgcgaaattccttaaggatatcctctcgaataaacagaagctcgaggatatatcatgtgtggtgatgaatgaaacttgttccgccgttctgcaaaaccatctgcccacgaaaatgggagatcctggtagtttcacgctcccgtgtttgattggaaacatgtctgttagccatgcattggctgacttgggagcgagtattaaccttatgccgtataaggtttttactaaactggatctgggtgagccgtcacccactaggatgagcattcggttggcagatcgctcaataaagtatccgcgcggatttgtggaaaacatgcttgtaaaaatcgataaatttgttttccccgtggactttgttatccttgacatggacgaagattcaagggtacctttgatacttggacgtcctttcctcaatacagcgaggacgattgttgatgtggcagctggccaaatcacgctccgagtgaatgatgagcacgtgacattcgatatcaaaagatcgatgcagcatccacaatgtcacgatgacatgctttactatgtcgacattgtcgatgcatgtgtgtgctctcattttcaaggtactattgacgagattgattcggacacacgtctgtcgtgtggggacctgattggcattacgcaggagggccacgatttcgagcagccaatctatcagattggtgacgatggttcccagagtccggagagatttcttgaaattgaccatgtgaaaaaggaggaagcagagccttcggttgaagaaccgacgcctttggagttgaaagaactcccaccacatctcgagtatgcatttctggacgaggagcgtcgcctaccggtcataatttcggcatcattggaaaaggacgagaaaaatcagcttctcgaggttctgagacttcataagagagccatcgcatggaaaatcatggatatcaagggcatcaatccttctttttgtactcacaagattctgatggaagacgagtacaaaccatgtgcacaacatcagaggcgtttaaatccaaatatgcaggacgtggtgaagaaggaggtgattaagttgttggatgccggcatgatttatcctatttcggactctgtgtgggtgagtccggtgcaggttgtacctaagaaaggaggtatgactgtagtttcaaatgataggaatgagctaattcctacccgtaccatcactgggtggcgagtttgcattgactaccgcaagctcaatgatgctactcgcaaggatcacttcccgcttccattatcgaccagatgttggaacgtctgtcggggaagttgtattactgtttccttgacggattctctgggtactttcagattcctatcgctcctgaggatcaggagaagactacctttacatgccccttcggcacattcgcctaccggcggatgccttttgggttgtgtaatgcaccagcgaccttccagagatgcatggttgcaattttccatgacatgatcgaggattccatggaggttttcatggatgatttttcggtatttggggattccttcgatcactgcttggaaaatttgagaaaaatgttgaagaggtgtgaggagacgaatctggtcctgaactgggagaaatgccacttcatggtgaaggagggcatagttctgggacataagatttcgcatgctggtatggaggtcgatccagccaaagtggatatcatttcacgacttccgcccccacctctgttagagcgatacggagctttctcggtcatgccgggttctatcggcgattcatcaaagatttttcaaaaatcgccagacccatgacccgtttgttggagaaagacgctccgttcatattcggagatgattgcttgagagcctttgaccttctcaagcaaaagttgattgaggcccctattttagttgcaccggactggagtttgccgtttgagattatgtgcgacgcgagtgattacgctataggggttcttggtcaaaagagagaaaagcactttcacccgatctattatgcgagcaaaactcttcacgacgctcaggagcattataccacgactgaAAAGGAGCTCTTGGCagtcgttttcgcatttgacaaatttagatcgtacttggtgctttcgaaaaccgttgtatatactgatcacgctgccatccgatatctcttcagcaaacaggacgctaAACCACGTCTGATccggtggatcttgttgctgcaagagtttgatatcgaaattcaagataaaaagggtgcgttgaatgtagcggctgaccatctatctcggttagagcatggagacatcgtggacgtgcgttgggattccataaatgacaacttcccacacgagtctttgatgagtgttgagatatgcgatgagtcgccatggttcgctgaccttgcgaactaccttgcttgcgggattctgattaaagggatgactcaccagcaaaagaggaaattcttttcggatgtcaagcactacatttgggatgacccttacttatttcgggttggtgctgatcaggtgatcaggagatgtgtttcagggaaagaggcgaccgatattctgcgccactgtcacgagggacctaccggaggccaccatggagccaactttaccgccaagaaagtgttggactccgggttttattggccgactatatttcgtgatgcgcagagttgggttagagcgtgcgatgcttgccagagggcgacaaatatatcggcacgtgatgaaatgcctcagacctggattcaggtttgtgaagtctttgatatctgggggatagactttatgggaccatttcccccctcacgaggtaataagtacatcctggtcgcggttgactatgtatcgaagtgggcggaggcgcaagccttacccaccaatgatgccagggtggtcgtgagatttttgaaaggCTTATTTGCTTGGTTtggcgctccgaaagcgcttatcagtgacagagggacgcatttttgcaacactcagctcgagagagctttgtcccgttacggtgtgcatcaccgtctatccacgccctatcatccacagacaagcgggcaggtggaagtcacgaaccgggggctgaaaagaatccttgagcggtcggtaggtgcaaaccgcaaggattggtcggataagcttgat encodes:
- the LOC110888928 gene encoding putative F-box/kelch-repeat protein At3g17280, whose translation is MEKIGMEMVVEEIFSRLPAKAVDRFKILSKYFCKELSTHNFELKHSRRAGNSLKKKLLSLKYESIVVDDIIGGNLELDTSKTITFTYDIHPSYLRIISSFNGLLLVCNERILCELMLWNPTTGRYKLISDDYFNHRFDRNSDTGGMYFDQFDDLKVLHIKCCRNVGTARVYSRRLDSWRKIDFLKDSKLASSSYSWSPATYCGKTIYFMVSNYWFPPGERNIVTFDVISESFSVLCFPERMEVNPCQGHFLSISNNLHVIVVGRAVELKADLYKLEHDDWVKVFSFDNPHILDYQARMQRTNIIQDKKWLITSIWGDFVEVDLCNEAFNYLQHVDNYNGPKGALFIETTVSPFEYKL
- the LOC110876070 gene encoding uncharacterized protein LOC110876070 gives rise to the protein MYVSLLIVISFDRVEAVIPVVTQDQAKQRRKIRKLLLDKKKSNLAGSSSGSINNNVLTDDSITIPSVSRIVTREVSVFSEDNSRLRELILDNKRSHTRPSISDTNINLPTSYPSNSTPKVIADVTTTRPFRPRTVIPIVSQDEAKQSRKIRKLLLDNKRCKLHGCPSEDVSNNATTNDLITTHDNSRLRVDILDSKRSDTRHIISFTNINLLASSPTESIPNVISNVTETTPLMPTSNVSCITNNGTQPTNCTPRHISFNLTSFTGTSTMLQNSSLERLSSGKRKLISTPRITSPIPIIDFNTEEIVDQDPFKGLSKDYLDHGDQCVTCEVCNAKLWDAEKGRGRRKDGKMCYFLCCSYGIVELPDYKDARGSYRILFSKKNNESKHFLKNIRRYNSMFAFTSMGGKVDSTVNRGNAPFCYRISGENYHSIGSLMPNNGAQPKFCQLYIYDTENELANRQAIFSRSEDSSSSYSATLDRKLIEHIKDVLDNDNELLRLIGTRGKDGRRYNLPTAGEIAALIVGDIENVIDNRDIVVETQTGTLKRISELHPSYLALQYPILFPYGDDGYRIDIPHRGVIDVVNKKRPNCTMREFFAYRMQDRINQFSLILNSRRLFQQFLVDAYTMIESERLSYIRYQQKDLRSDTYESLRKLKTHGQDDISKAGKRIFLPSSFTGGARYMMQNYLDAMALCKCFGYPDFFITITCNPKWPEVQRFLKDTNLSPEDRPDILSRLFKIKLDSICKDLKKNHLFGKASAVVYTIEFQKRGLPHAHLCLFMEPESKLPTVDHVDGFICAEIPDRNEDPELFMLVKEYMIHGPCGNARLSSPCMVDRKCSKGFPKDFQDHTTLDSNGFPLYRRRNNGALVVKNKIDLDNRSVVPYNKKLLKRYQAHINVEWCNQAASIKYLFKYINKGPDRATIAVVQSDNQSDEQVQDEIKEYYDCRYISACEASWRIFANEVHYRRPSVMRLPFHLPGQQPVVFGPDEDINYVLNKPSVKSSMFLSWMERNKDPNDTLARTLTYVQFPNFCVWKLDKRVWEPRQRKTVIGRIHSVPPSLGEAYFLRILLNKVRGPTSFDDIKIVNGHVYDTYRDACYALGLLDDDSEYVEAIKEASLSGSASYIRNLFCTMLLSSSLSRPEVVWESSWKYMTEDFLYRLQKYHRVTALSIPEHQLKNYALCEIEKFLLRNNSSLQRFQTMPFPDMSSSGSSDSRLIFEERAYDITHLGNLYDSQLTMLTDEQRSVFEEIMAAVNGDNGGIFFLYGYGGTGKTFLWKTLSAAIRSKGQIVLNVASSGIASLLLDGGRTAHSRFHIPLNLTEDSVCNIKPENDVSKLLHETKLIIWDEAPMVHKHAFEALDRTMNDVFNIDQSVNSDIRFGGKVIVFGGDFRQILPVVPNGGRQEIVNASLSSSYLWSKCKLLRLTRNMRLTVGRSTEEIEEINTFAKWLLDLGEGNVGGPNDGEATIEIPQDLLITDESDPIAALIDFVYPSILQNINNHNYFSERAILAPKNDVVHEINDRLLSMFPGEEREYLSSDSLCPTEDVNATQQRIYSPDVLNGLKISGLPNHRLVLKVGVPVMLLRNIDQRNGLCNGTRLQVKKLYNRVIEAEIISGANIGTSTYIPRINLIPSDKKIPFAFQRRQFHFPYVLR